A part of Rhipicephalus microplus isolate Deutch F79 chromosome 8, USDA_Rmic, whole genome shotgun sequence genomic DNA contains:
- the LOC142769272 gene encoding uncharacterized protein LOC142769272 yields the protein MPSGGPSYGSYCCVSWCFNNGRTHKKPGTSFFRVPRDGRMKAWMQYAGRDDLLSKPASLLYATYRVCSDHFTAQSFMDPGHTRLTRMAVPSVQPAAPCSLSVASSSDCDMAAEAALQGPAVEASKSGSHTLRCPDEQGGSSVVAGERISADFVLPEKTLTSHSAVTKGTCVTGRLQDCSDSTVRGTEQASQDPPEDVSANSSTPECPRENVDYAFIAAVFNVLFYV from the exons atgccgtccggcggtccaagctacggcagctactgctgtgtatcgtggtgcttcaacaatggcagaacccacaagaagcctgggacgagtttcttccgcgtaccacgggacggcag gatgaaagcatggatgcagtatgctggacgcgatgatctcctgagtaagccggccagcctattgtacgcaacgtacagggtttgtagcgaccattttactgctcaaagtttcatggaccctgggcacacaaggcttacaagaatggctgttcccagtgtgcaaccagctgcaccat gttctctgagcgtcgcttcaagtagtgactgtgacatggctgcagaagctgcactgcaag gacctgcggtagaggcttcaaaaagcggctcccacacattgaggtgccccgatgaacagg gtggcagctccgttgtagctggtgaaagaatttctgctgatttcgtcttgccggagaaaaccttaaccagtcattcagctgtcacaaaaggaacttgtgtgaccg gccgcttgcaagattgttccgacagcactgtccgaggcactgaacaagcttcacaagaccctccagaagacgtctccgccaacagctccacgcctgagtgccctagagaaaatgttgactatgcttttattgcagcagtttttaatgtgctattttatgtttag